One segment of Pseudodesulfovibrio sp. 5S69 DNA contains the following:
- a CDS encoding GGDEF domain-containing protein — MHMQSKLTASFAAIGIIACLTAVFIARDMIRSEFGDYVLQREFSLFRADLAEYAARYGGLDRAMHMAPFSTFAAPAEETRRWQGQPFRFLVMDQAGTVLFPAGGYKAGETVPGEVLAGAEPVTVDGKVVALAAHTGLRRMAAGDAAFLGMADSSLAIGAACGAGLAVLLALALGWRQSAPARKVIRNVRTLCSGGGEGTCIEVPVDEDMGELAEAYNAMSEELSRCRFELSELSVLDPQTSLYNRRHFDEQARQFFENAKRYEQPMSVVMGDLDHFRALNESFSREVGDMVLEKVAELFTRNTRKSDVVARYGGEEFVVLFTNTARDKAAIACENIRRVVEEYPWEEFHPGLKVTLSMGLADNADLGSAASMVARADQYLSAAKAGGRNRLAGAE, encoded by the coding sequence ATGCACATGCAATCCAAACTGACCGCGAGCTTCGCCGCCATCGGCATCATCGCCTGCCTGACCGCCGTGTTCATCGCCCGGGACATGATCCGGAGCGAGTTCGGGGACTATGTGTTGCAACGGGAATTTTCGCTGTTCCGCGCCGACTTGGCGGAGTATGCCGCCCGGTACGGCGGCCTGGATCGGGCCATGCACATGGCCCCGTTCAGCACCTTCGCCGCGCCCGCCGAGGAGACCCGGCGGTGGCAGGGCCAGCCGTTCCGTTTTCTGGTCATGGACCAGGCCGGGACCGTCCTGTTCCCCGCGGGCGGGTACAAGGCCGGGGAAACCGTGCCCGGCGAGGTCCTGGCCGGGGCCGAGCCCGTGACCGTGGACGGCAAGGTGGTGGCCCTGGCCGCGCATACCGGGCTGCGGCGGATGGCGGCGGGCGACGCGGCCTTTCTGGGCATGGCCGATTCGTCCCTGGCCATCGGCGCGGCGTGCGGGGCCGGGCTCGCCGTGCTCCTGGCGCTGGCCCTCGGGTGGCGGCAGTCCGCCCCGGCCCGCAAGGTGATCCGGAACGTCCGCACGCTGTGCAGCGGGGGCGGCGAAGGCACCTGCATCGAGGTGCCCGTGGACGAGGACATGGGCGAACTGGCCGAGGCCTACAACGCCATGAGCGAGGAGCTGTCCCGCTGCCGCTTCGAATTGAGCGAGCTGTCCGTGCTCGACCCCCAGACCAGCCTGTACAACCGCCGCCATTTCGACGAGCAAGCCCGCCAGTTTTTCGAGAACGCCAAGCGGTATGAGCAGCCCATGTCCGTCGTGATGGGCGACCTGGACCATTTCCGCGCCCTGAACGAGAGTTTTTCCCGCGAGGTGGGGGACATGGTCCTGGAAAAGGTGGCCGAGCTGTTCACCCGGAACACCCGCAAGAGCGACGTGGTCGCCCGCTACGGGGGCGAGGAGTTCGTGGTCCTGTTCACCAACACCGCCCGCGACAAGGCGGCCATCGCCTGCGAGAACATCCGCCGCGTCGTGGAGGAATATCCCTGGGAGGAGTTCCATCCCGGCCTGAAGGTCACCCTGTCCATGGGGCTGGCCGACAACGCGGACCTGGGCAGCGCCGCGTCCATGGTCGCCCGCGCCGACCAGTACCTGTCCGCGGCCAAGGCCGGCGGCCGGAACCGCCTGGCCGGGGCCGAGTAG
- a CDS encoding VOC family protein: MPHAMPDGINVLFVAGFGPIVTDQEKSEQLFKDILGLPLVSIEGYAGYLYSADIQGVKHFALWPLDKAALSCFGKPEWPEDVPVPQAWLEIDVADIESATKILEAHGYDLLTRLREEPWGQTVTRFLSPEGILLAVTHTPFLRDEETD, translated from the coding sequence ATGCCGCATGCCATGCCGGATGGAATCAACGTATTGTTTGTCGCCGGGTTCGGCCCCATTGTGACCGACCAGGAGAAGAGCGAACAGCTTTTTAAGGATATCCTGGGCCTGCCGCTGGTCTCGATCGAAGGGTATGCGGGCTACCTGTATTCCGCGGACATCCAGGGAGTGAAGCACTTTGCGCTGTGGCCGCTGGACAAGGCGGCGCTCTCCTGCTTCGGCAAGCCCGAATGGCCGGAGGACGTGCCCGTGCCCCAGGCGTGGCTCGAGATCGATGTCGCCGACATCGAATCCGCGACGAAAATCCTGGAAGCGCACGGATATGACCTTCTGACGCGCTTGCGGGAAGAGCCCTGGGGGCAGACCGTCACGCGTTTCCTCAGCCCGGAAGGCATTCTTCTCGCCGTTACCCATACACCCTTTTTGAGGGACGAGGAAACGGACTAG
- a CDS encoding DegT/DnrJ/EryC1/StrS family aminotransferase gives MPVRSKDNFLVFGAPLIGQDEIDEVVASMKSGWLGTGPKVARFEKDFSDYVGATHAAACNSCTAALHLSLVALGLEPGDEVITTPLTFCASVNAIIHAGGTPVLADVDPVTQNIDPEAIREKITPRTKAVLPVHFAGRSCDMDPIMAIAHEHGLKVVEDCAHAIETTYKGRHAGTFGDFGCFSFYVTKNVCTGEGGMVIARDEADIRNIKVLGLHGMSADAWKRFSDEGYKHYQVVHAGFKYNMMDIQAAIGIHQLKRVEENFKRRCEIWDMYQEAFRALPVGTPAPEEPDTRHARHLYTLMIDPVACGLDRDQVLVRLTKENIGAGVHYLAVPEHPYYRDRYGWKLEDTPHAVALGRETLSLPLSAKLTDDDVADVIEAVNLCLGA, from the coding sequence ATGCCCGTTCGTTCCAAGGATAATTTTCTGGTTTTCGGCGCCCCCCTCATCGGCCAGGACGAAATCGACGAGGTCGTGGCTTCCATGAAGTCCGGCTGGCTCGGCACCGGCCCCAAGGTGGCCCGGTTCGAGAAGGACTTCTCCGACTACGTGGGCGCCACCCACGCCGCGGCCTGCAACTCCTGCACGGCCGCCCTGCACCTCTCCCTGGTGGCCCTGGGCCTTGAGCCCGGCGACGAGGTCATCACCACGCCGCTGACCTTCTGCGCCTCGGTCAACGCCATCATCCACGCCGGGGGCACGCCCGTGCTGGCCGACGTGGACCCGGTCACCCAGAACATCGACCCGGAGGCCATCCGCGAGAAGATCACCCCGCGCACCAAGGCCGTCCTGCCCGTGCACTTCGCGGGCCGGTCCTGCGACATGGACCCGATCATGGCCATCGCGCACGAGCACGGCCTCAAGGTGGTCGAGGACTGCGCCCACGCCATCGAGACCACCTACAAGGGGCGGCACGCGGGCACCTTCGGCGACTTCGGCTGCTTCTCGTTCTACGTGACCAAAAACGTCTGCACCGGCGAGGGCGGCATGGTCATCGCCCGGGATGAGGCGGACATCCGGAACATCAAGGTGCTCGGCCTGCACGGCATGTCGGCCGACGCCTGGAAACGGTTCTCGGACGAGGGGTACAAGCACTACCAGGTGGTTCATGCCGGGTTCAAATACAACATGATGGACATCCAGGCGGCCATCGGCATCCACCAGCTCAAGCGGGTGGAGGAGAATTTCAAACGCCGCTGCGAGATCTGGGACATGTACCAGGAGGCGTTCCGCGCCCTGCCGGTCGGCACCCCGGCCCCGGAAGAGCCGGACACCCGCCACGCCCGGCACCTGTACACCCTGATGATCGACCCCGTGGCCTGCGGCTTGGACCGCGATCAGGTCCTGGTCCGGCTGACGAAAGAGAACATCGGCGCGGGCGTCCACTACCTGGCCGTGCCCGAGCATCCCTACTACCGGGATCGCTATGGCTGGAAGCTTGAAGACACCCCGCACGCCGTGGCCCTGGGCCGCGAGACCCTGAGCCTGCCCCTGTCCGCCAAGCTGACCGACGACGACGTGGCCGACGTGATCGAGGCCGTGAACCTCTGCCTGGGGGCCTAG
- a CDS encoding PrsW family glutamic-type intramembrane protease codes for MGILLFLMAVVPSAVLLWLFLSSDKYPEPAGALISSFLLGVLIVLGIYLLYPFLSLVASGLPAGNPYVVGATHAFLLAAVPEEAFKFIILRRYCVNHPAFDEPMDGIVYGVTVSLGFATAENLLYVLDGGMHVAVGRAFLAVPCHALVGAVMGYHVGLAAFSRGERSGLYAKALLLSILFHGLYDFVPMTFRNAQAMGVAIPATVSFGLNILFGAVLFVLIQYVAVLTRSMKAIQREQTGPSFGFSRVLPNRVRTLDPAVRRSRVRRWIKAYKDETAPMDLLFSALCLVGVFCALAGAAHMGAPGDPLSRISLVVAVIFFVYGIGFAARGMGKLTVKLLRDRDGR; via the coding sequence GTGGGTATTCTGCTCTTCCTCATGGCCGTGGTGCCGTCCGCCGTGCTGCTGTGGCTCTTCCTGTCCAGCGACAAATATCCGGAACCGGCCGGGGCCCTGATTTCGTCCTTTCTCCTCGGGGTGCTCATCGTCCTGGGCATCTATCTGCTTTATCCGTTCCTGTCCCTGGTGGCCTCGGGCCTGCCTGCGGGCAACCCCTATGTGGTGGGCGCGACCCACGCCTTTCTCCTGGCCGCCGTGCCCGAGGAGGCCTTCAAGTTCATCATACTGCGGCGCTACTGCGTCAACCACCCGGCCTTTGACGAGCCCATGGACGGCATCGTCTACGGCGTGACCGTGTCGCTCGGGTTCGCCACGGCCGAGAACCTGCTCTACGTCCTGGACGGCGGCATGCACGTGGCCGTGGGCCGGGCGTTCCTGGCCGTGCCGTGCCACGCCCTGGTCGGCGCGGTCATGGGCTACCACGTGGGGCTGGCGGCCTTCTCGCGCGGGGAGCGCAGCGGGCTCTACGCCAAGGCGTTGCTGCTGTCCATTCTGTTTCACGGGCTGTACGACTTCGTGCCCATGACCTTCCGCAACGCCCAGGCAATGGGCGTTGCCATCCCCGCAACGGTGTCGTTCGGCCTGAACATCCTGTTCGGCGCGGTCCTCTTCGTCCTGATCCAGTACGTGGCCGTGCTGACCCGGTCCATGAAGGCCATCCAGCGCGAGCAGACGGGCCCGAGCTTCGGCTTCAGCCGGGTCCTGCCCAACCGGGTGCGCACCCTGGACCCGGCCGTCCGGCGCAGCCGAGTCCGGCGGTGGATCAAGGCCTACAAGGACGAGACCGCGCCCATGGACCTGCTCTTCTCCGCCCTGTGCCTGGTGGGCGTGTTCTGCGCCCTGGCGGGCGCGGCCCACATGGGCGCCCCCGGCGACCCCCTGTCGCGTATCTCCCTGGTCGTCGCCGTAATCTTTTTTGTCTACGGCATCGGGTTCGCGGCCCGGGGCATGGGCAAGCTCACGGTCAAACTGCTCCGGGACCGTGACGGCCGATGA
- the hisI gene encoding phosphoribosyl-AMP cyclohydrolase: protein MNGLVPAIAQDAETGEVLMMAYMNEASWDKTLETGEAHYWSRSRQELWHKGGTSGHTQKVKSIRIDCDDDTLVLLIEQIGGAACHKGYRSCFYRELKDGVVSECSPYVFDPKEVYKK from the coding sequence ATGAACGGACTTGTGCCCGCCATCGCCCAGGACGCCGAGACCGGCGAAGTCCTGATGATGGCCTACATGAACGAAGCGTCCTGGGATAAGACCTTGGAGACCGGCGAGGCCCATTACTGGAGCCGCAGCCGTCAGGAGCTATGGCATAAGGGCGGTACCTCGGGCCATACGCAGAAGGTGAAGTCCATCCGCATTGACTGCGACGACGACACCTTGGTACTTCTGATCGAGCAGATCGGCGGCGCGGCCTGCCACAAGGGTTACCGCTCCTGCTTCTACCGCGAACTCAAGGACGGCGTGGTCAGCGAATGCTCGCCCTACGTCTTCGACCCCAAAGAGGTATATAAGAAATGA
- the hisG gene encoding ATP phosphoribosyltransferase, translated as MSEQFLRLGVPKGSLQDATIKLFEKAGWKIKLHERNYFPDIDDDRIKCSLARAQEMSMYVENGTFDVGLTGMDWIRENKSDVVVVDDLIYSKVSNRKARWVLCVRGDSPYKRPEDLDGKKISTELMGFTKEYFESQGINVDVSFSWGTTEAKVVEGLCDGIVEITETGTTIKANGLRIIAELMQTNTQIIANKDAWADPKKRQLIEEINLLLQGALRAGKMVGLKMNLPKDKLAELNGTLPSLNSPTVAELQDPNWLSVEVMVEEKIVRELIPRLVGFGAEGIIEYPLNKVI; from the coding sequence ATGAGTGAACAATTCCTTCGACTCGGCGTTCCCAAGGGCTCCCTCCAGGACGCGACCATAAAACTGTTTGAAAAGGCCGGCTGGAAGATCAAGCTGCACGAGCGCAACTACTTCCCGGATATCGACGACGACCGCATCAAGTGCTCCCTGGCCCGCGCCCAGGAGATGTCCATGTACGTGGAGAACGGCACCTTCGACGTCGGTCTGACCGGCATGGACTGGATCCGCGAGAACAAGTCCGACGTGGTCGTGGTCGACGACCTGATCTATTCCAAGGTCTCCAACCGCAAGGCCCGCTGGGTGCTGTGCGTGCGCGGCGACTCCCCGTACAAGCGGCCCGAGGACCTGGACGGCAAGAAGATCTCCACCGAGCTTATGGGCTTCACCAAGGAATACTTCGAGTCCCAGGGCATCAACGTGGACGTCTCGTTCTCCTGGGGCACCACCGAGGCCAAGGTGGTCGAGGGACTGTGCGACGGCATCGTCGAGATCACCGAGACCGGCACGACCATCAAGGCCAACGGCCTGCGGATCATCGCCGAGCTGATGCAGACCAACACCCAGATCATCGCCAACAAGGACGCCTGGGCCGACCCCAAGAAGCGCCAGCTCATCGAGGAGATCAACCTGCTCCTCCAGGGCGCCCTGCGCGCGGGCAAGATGGTCGGGCTCAAGATGAACCTGCCCAAGGACAAGCTGGCCGAACTCAACGGCACGCTGCCGTCCCTGAACTCCCCCACCGTGGCCGAGCTTCAGGACCCCAACTGGCTGTCCGTCGAGGTCATGGTCGAGGAGAAGATCGTCCGCGAGCTGATCCCCAGGCTGGTCGGCTTCGGCGCAGAGGGCATCATCGAGTACCCGCTCAACAAGGTCATCTAA
- a CDS encoding TerC family protein, which yields MFEGLWTLENLIALITLAGLEIVLGIDNIVFVVVVTNKLPEASRATARRLGIGLAMLTRIALLLAISAIMGLTAPLFTVFGHVVSGRDVVLLTGGLFLLAKATHEIHDKLEGPPAGEGAARAVHSYAGAIIQIVLLDMVFSLDSVITAVGMAQHLTVMIAAIVVAVGVMLLFAGPVSTFVSAHPTVQMLAFSFLLLVGIFLMAEGMHKHIDRGYIYFAMAFSLFVEFMNLKVRKRGKAAAS from the coding sequence ATGTTCGAAGGACTGTGGACCCTGGAAAACCTCATCGCCCTGATCACCCTGGCCGGGCTCGAAATCGTGCTCGGCATCGACAACATCGTCTTCGTGGTGGTGGTCACCAACAAGCTGCCCGAGGCATCGCGGGCCACGGCCCGACGGCTGGGCATCGGTCTGGCCATGCTCACCCGCATCGCGCTTCTGCTGGCCATCTCGGCCATCATGGGCCTGACCGCCCCGCTGTTCACCGTGTTCGGCCACGTGGTTTCGGGCCGCGACGTGGTCCTGCTGACCGGCGGGCTGTTCCTCCTGGCCAAGGCCACCCACGAGATTCACGACAAGCTGGAGGGACCGCCCGCGGGCGAGGGCGCGGCCCGCGCCGTGCACTCCTATGCCGGGGCGATCATCCAGATCGTGCTTCTGGACATGGTCTTCTCGCTCGACTCGGTCATCACCGCCGTGGGCATGGCCCAGCACCTGACGGTCATGATCGCGGCCATCGTGGTGGCCGTGGGGGTGATGCTGCTGTTCGCCGGGCCGGTCTCCACGTTCGTGTCCGCCCACCCCACGGTACAGATGCTCGCCTTCTCCTTCCTCCTGCTGGTCGGCATATTTCTCATGGCCGAGGGCATGCACAAGCACATCGACAGGGGGTACATCTATTTCGCCATGGCGTTTTCCCTGTTCGTGGAGTTCATGAATCTCAAGGTCAGGAAGCGGGGGAAGGCGGCCGCTTCCTGA
- a CDS encoding class I SAM-dependent methyltransferase, whose product MDEYGRIASVYDPLVGRPLRPIHRAMAKRLARTAVTVLDLCCGTGLLAEQALESGLAVTGVDLSPHMLAVARAKRPGARYILADAAALPLPDNAFDGAAISFALHEKPLDTARAILAEARRVVRPGGPVLVADYLPPGPGQSWLTGRAIRLVERLAGRDHHARFLEYMANGGAVPLLVRAGLAERLERTFMDGWVGLYLSTASRSD is encoded by the coding sequence ATGGACGAGTACGGCCGCATCGCCTCCGTGTACGACCCCCTGGTGGGCCGCCCACTGCGCCCCATCCACCGGGCCATGGCCAAGCGGCTGGCCCGGACCGCCGTGACCGTCCTGGACCTGTGCTGCGGCACCGGCCTGCTGGCCGAACAGGCCCTGGAAAGCGGCCTGGCCGTGACCGGGGTGGACCTCTCGCCGCACATGCTCGCCGTGGCCCGCGCCAAGCGGCCCGGCGCGAGATACATCCTGGCCGACGCCGCCGCCCTGCCCCTGCCGGACAACGCCTTTGACGGCGCTGCCATCAGCTTTGCCCTGCACGAAAAGCCGCTCGACACGGCCCGCGCCATCCTGGCCGAGGCGCGCCGCGTGGTCCGGCCCGGCGGCCCGGTCCTGGTCGCCGACTACCTGCCGCCCGGCCCCGGCCAGTCCTGGCTGACCGGCCGGGCCATCCGGCTGGTGGAACGGCTGGCCGGGCGCGACCACCACGCCCGCTTCCTGGAGTACATGGCGAACGGCGGCGCGGTTCCGCTCCTGGTCCGCGCCGGGCTGGCCGAGCGGCTCGAACGCACCTTCATGGACGGCTGGGTCGGCCTGTACCTGTCCACGGCGTCCCGAAGCGATTGA
- a CDS encoding Crp/Fnr family transcriptional regulator, producing the protein MKFTGVNLLDELERPELADLRAVFRKRAVDKGEVVFRPDGSEDLVFVVAKGRMRVYLAYEDKEFTLAILNPGDPYSTHSGCYIQVLEDAELLLTDVRSVKRCMTDIPLFTRTMVRVLGHILRNSFSIIGGLAFKDIYNRLMDYILNEARTSGTPENGGRLLELNLTIEQLSQLMGATRQTVSTLLNDMERAGLMFKRGRGVYFIPNLDALAEAAGDDLK; encoded by the coding sequence ATGAAATTCACCGGGGTCAATCTGCTCGATGAGTTGGAGCGGCCGGAACTGGCCGACCTGCGCGCGGTCTTTCGCAAACGGGCCGTGGACAAGGGCGAGGTCGTGTTCCGGCCCGACGGGTCCGAGGACCTGGTCTTCGTGGTGGCCAAGGGCAGGATGCGGGTCTACCTGGCATACGAAGACAAGGAATTCACCCTGGCCATCCTCAACCCCGGCGACCCCTATTCCACCCACTCCGGGTGCTACATCCAGGTCCTGGAGGACGCCGAACTGCTGCTCACGGACGTGCGCTCGGTCAAGCGCTGCATGACCGACATCCCGCTGTTCACCCGGACCATGGTCCGCGTCCTGGGCCACATCCTGCGCAATTCGTTCTCGATCATCGGCGGGCTGGCCTTCAAGGACATCTATAACCGGCTCATGGATTACATCCTGAACGAAGCGCGCACCTCGGGCACACCCGAGAACGGCGGGCGGCTGCTCGAACTGAACCTGACCATTGAGCAGTTGTCCCAACTCATGGGGGCCACCCGCCAGACCGTGTCCACACTGCTCAACGATATGGAGCGCGCGGGCCTGATGTTCAAGCGCGGGCGCGGCGTCTATTTCATCCCCAACCTCGACGCTCTGGCCGAGGCCGCCGGGGATGATTTGAAGTGA
- the cooS gene encoding anaerobic carbon-monoxide dehydrogenase catalytic subunit, protein MAKEPRPIDELTIWDDAKAMLKKARAEGIQTVHDRLDRQTPHCKFCELGTTCRNCTMGPCRVSEKNPLGVCGADADVIVARNFGRFVTGGAAGHSDHGRDLIEVLEAIVEGETKDYRITDENKLRAIAGEIGIQTDGRPVMDVARDVMECFFADFGSRKKEVSFLSRVPQVRKDKWAGLKMTPRGVDREIAEMMHRTHMGCDNDAPNTMVHAARTALADGWGGSMIGTELSDVIFGVPTPKMSTANLAVIKADKVNLLVHGHNPVVSEMILAAAREPELVARAKELGATGINVAGLCCTGNELLMRQGIPMAGNHLMTELAIITGAVEAIVVDYQCIMPSLVQISGCYHTKFIDTANKARFTGAIHFDFQPRTAMKQAREIVSIAVEAFAQRDASRVDIPGEPIEIMTGFSNEAVTAALGGSLDPLVQAIAAGDIRGAVGIVGCNNPKIKQDSMNVKLAEELIKKDILVLVTGCVTTAAGKAGLLMPDAIEKAGPGLKKVCGALGIPPVLHYGSCVDNARILQLCAALANALNVDISDLPVGASSPEWYSEKAAAIGLYAVASGIYTHLGHPPNILGSETVTNLAVSGLEDLVGATFFIEGDMVKAADMFDDRIKAKRKALGLSE, encoded by the coding sequence TTGGCTAAGGAACCGAGACCTATTGATGAACTGACCATTTGGGACGACGCGAAGGCCATGCTCAAGAAGGCGCGCGCCGAAGGCATCCAGACCGTGCACGACCGGCTGGACCGGCAGACCCCGCACTGTAAATTCTGCGAGCTGGGGACCACCTGCCGCAATTGCACCATGGGCCCGTGCCGGGTCAGCGAGAAGAACCCGCTGGGCGTATGCGGGGCCGATGCCGACGTCATCGTGGCCCGCAACTTCGGCCGGTTCGTGACCGGCGGCGCGGCCGGCCACTCCGACCACGGCCGCGACCTGATCGAGGTCCTGGAGGCCATCGTCGAGGGCGAGACCAAGGACTACAGGATCACCGACGAGAACAAACTGCGCGCCATCGCCGGGGAGATCGGCATTCAGACCGACGGCCGCCCGGTCATGGACGTGGCCCGCGACGTCATGGAGTGCTTCTTCGCGGACTTCGGCTCGCGCAAGAAGGAGGTCTCCTTCCTGTCGCGCGTGCCCCAGGTGCGCAAGGACAAGTGGGCCGGGCTCAAGATGACCCCGCGCGGCGTGGACCGCGAGATCGCCGAGATGATGCACCGCACACACATGGGCTGCGACAACGACGCGCCCAACACCATGGTCCACGCGGCCCGCACGGCCCTGGCCGACGGCTGGGGCGGCTCCATGATCGGCACCGAACTGTCCGACGTCATTTTCGGCGTGCCCACGCCCAAGATGTCCACGGCCAACCTGGCCGTCATCAAGGCCGACAAGGTCAACCTCCTGGTCCACGGGCACAACCCCGTGGTCTCCGAGATGATCCTGGCCGCCGCCCGCGAACCCGAACTGGTCGCACGGGCCAAGGAGCTCGGCGCCACCGGCATCAACGTGGCCGGGCTGTGCTGCACCGGCAACGAACTGCTTATGCGCCAGGGCATCCCCATGGCGGGCAACCACCTGATGACCGAGCTGGCCATCATCACCGGCGCGGTCGAGGCCATCGTGGTCGACTACCAGTGCATCATGCCCTCGCTGGTCCAGATCTCCGGCTGCTACCACACCAAGTTCATCGACACCGCCAACAAGGCGCGCTTCACCGGTGCGATCCACTTCGACTTCCAGCCCAGGACCGCCATGAAGCAGGCCCGGGAGATCGTGTCCATCGCGGTCGAGGCCTTTGCCCAGCGCGACGCGAGCCGCGTCGACATCCCCGGCGAACCCATCGAGATCATGACCGGCTTCTCCAACGAGGCGGTCACGGCCGCCCTCGGCGGGTCTCTCGACCCCCTGGTCCAGGCCATCGCCGCGGGCGACATCCGGGGCGCGGTCGGCATCGTGGGCTGCAACAACCCCAAGATCAAACAGGACTCCATGAACGTGAAGCTCGCCGAAGAGCTGATCAAGAAGGACATCCTCGTGCTCGTCACCGGCTGCGTGACCACGGCCGCGGGCAAGGCCGGGCTGCTCATGCCCGACGCCATCGAAAAAGCCGGGCCGGGCCTGAAAAAGGTCTGCGGCGCGCTCGGCATCCCGCCGGTCCTGCACTACGGCTCCTGCGTGGACAACGCCCGCATCCTCCAGCTCTGCGCGGCCCTGGCCAACGCCCTGAACGTGGACATCTCGGACCTGCCCGTGGGCGCCTCCTCGCCCGAATGGTATTCGGAAAAGGCCGCCGCCATCGGCCTCTACGCCGTGGCCTCGGGCATATACACCCACCTGGGCCATCCGCCGAACATCCTCGGCTCGGAAACGGTCACCAACCTGGCCGTGTCCGGACTCGAAGACCTGGTCGGCGCGACCTTCTTCATCGAAGGCGACATGGTCAAGGCCGCCGACATGTTCGACGACCGCATCAAGGCCAAACGCAAGGCCCTGGGTCTGAGCGAGTAG
- a CDS encoding ArsA-related P-loop ATPase produces MKIAFAGKGGVGKTSLCAWVADWLARSGKNVWLVDADTALSLGQASGLGADALPEPLVRRGDLVRERIHEGGFLNLNPEVGDLPEELAVDVPLGGEPLPGVEPGRKRLIVMGAVTNAGGGCACDANALLKALLAHIVMDRDEWVLVDLEAGVEHLGRGTVAHVDGLVVVSEPSMRSLMTGAEVGRMAADLGLENQVLVLNRHAGGEPPRLDGLPAWRLSVPSLEGLTGRQMTDASVLGLPESELLDGLVRTLLDRLAACETEDRG; encoded by the coding sequence ATGAAAATAGCGTTTGCGGGCAAGGGTGGCGTGGGCAAGACCTCGTTGTGTGCGTGGGTGGCGGACTGGCTGGCCCGCAGCGGGAAGAACGTCTGGCTGGTGGACGCGGACACGGCGTTGTCGTTGGGTCAGGCCTCGGGGCTGGGTGCGGACGCGCTGCCCGAGCCGCTGGTCCGGCGCGGGGACCTGGTGCGCGAGCGCATCCACGAGGGCGGGTTTCTGAATCTCAACCCCGAGGTGGGCGACCTGCCCGAGGAGCTGGCCGTGGACGTGCCGCTCGGCGGCGAGCCGTTGCCGGGCGTGGAGCCGGGGCGCAAGCGGCTGATCGTCATGGGCGCAGTGACCAATGCGGGCGGCGGGTGCGCATGCGACGCCAACGCGTTGTTGAAGGCGCTCTTGGCGCACATCGTCATGGACCGCGACGAGTGGGTCTTGGTGGACCTGGAGGCGGGCGTGGAGCACCTGGGACGTGGCACCGTGGCCCACGTGGACGGGTTGGTGGTGGTCTCGGAGCCGAGCATGCGTTCGCTCATGACCGGGGCCGAGGTCGGACGCATGGCCGCGGACCTGGGGCTGGAAAACCAGGTGCTGGTCCTTAACCGACACGCGGGCGGGGAGCCGCCCCGACTGGACGGCCTGCCTGCATGGCGGCTGTCCGTACCGTCCCTTGAGGGGCTGACCGGGCGTCAGATGACGGACGCATCCGTGCTCGGACTGCCCGAGAGCGAGCTTCTGGACGGACTGGTGCGTACCCTGTTGGACCGGCTTGCCGCCTGCGAGACCGAGGATAGAGGATAG